The Streptomyces collinus DNA segment CCATCGCGGCAGGCATCTACAACGTCGCATTCGCCTAGGAGCGATTCCCCGCCCTGCGGGAAACTTCCAGCACGCGCCGTACGTAAAGCCCCATAAACCCGGAATTACCAGGAGCACACAGTGACCGACGCGCACACCGCCGGCCCCTTCATCGCCGCCATCGACCAGGGCACCACCTCCAGCCGCTGCATCGTGTTCGACCGGGACGGCCGGATCGTCTCCGTCGACCAGAAGGAGCACGAGCAGATCTTCCCGAAGCCGGGCTGGGTCGAGCACAACGCCACCGAGATCTGGACGAACGTCCAGGAGGTCGTCGCCGGGGCCATCGAGAAGGCCGGCATCACCCGCGACGACATCAAGGCCATCGGCATCACCAACCAGCGCGAGACGACCGTGCTGTGGGACAAGAACACCGGTGAGCCCGTCCACAACGCCATCGTCTGGCAGGACACCCGCACCGACGCCCTCTGCCGCGAGCTCGGCCGCAACGTCGGCCAGGACCGCTTCCGCCGCGAGACGGGCCTGCCCCTGGCCTCCTACTTCGCCGGCCCGAAGGCCCGCTGGCTGCTCGACAACGTCGACGGCCTGAAGGAGCGCGCCGAGGCGGGCGACATCCTCTTCGGCACCATGGACACCTGGGTCATCTGGAACCTGACCGGTGGTGTCAACGGCGGCAAGCACGTCACGGACGTCACCAACGCCTCGCGCACAATGCTCATGAACCTGCACACCATGCAGTGGGACGACAAGATCTGCGAGTCCATCGGCGTCCCGCAGCAGATCCTGCCCGAGATCCGCTCCTCCGCCGAGGTCTACGGCGAGATCACCGGCGGAAAGCTGGGCGACCTGCTCGGCGGCATCCCGGTCGCCTCGGCGCTCGGCGACCAGCAGGCGGCCCTGTTCGGCCAGACCTGTTTCGCCGAGGGCGAGACGAAGTCGACCTACGGCACCGGCACCTTCATGGTGATGAACACCGGTGACAAGATCATCAACTCCTACAGCGGCCTGCTGACCACGGTCGGCTACAAGATCGGCGACCAGAAGACGGTCTACGCCCTGGAGGGCTCGATCGCGGTCACCGGTTCGCTGGTGCAGTGGATGCGCGACCAGATGGGCCTGATCTCCACCGCCGCCGAGATCGAGACCCTCGCCCTGTCGGTCGAGGACAACGGCGGCGCCTACTTCGTGCCGGCCTTCTCCGGCCTGTTCGCCCCGTACTGGCGCTCCGACGCCCGCGGTGTGATCGCCGGCCTGACCCGGTACGTCACCAAGGCGCACCTCGCGCGCGCCGTCCTGGAGGCGACCGCCTGGCAGACGCGGGAGATCGCGGACGCCATGACGAAGGACTCCGGCGTGGAGCTGGCCGCCCTGAAGGTCGACGGCGGCATGACCTCCAACAACCTGCTGATGCAGACCCTCGCCGACTTCGTGGACGCCCCCGTGGTGCGCCCGATGGTCGCCGAGACCACCTGCCTCGGCGCCGCCTACGCCGCCGGTCTCGCCGTCGGCTTCTGGAACAGCACCGACGACCTGCGCGCCAACTGGCGGCGGGCCGCCGAGTGGACCCCCCGCATGGACGCGGAGACCCGCGCCCGTGAGTACAAGAACTGGCTCAAGGCCGTCGAGCGGACCATGGGCTGGCTCGAGGACGAGGAGTAAGAAACAGCATGACCACCAAGTCCACCCTGCAGACCGTGCCTGCCCTGGGGACGCACCCGGCCTCCGGCTCGAACCCGAGCCGAGCCGAGACCAGGGAGCAGCTCTCCAAGGCGTCGTACGACCTTCTCGTGATCGGCGGCGGCATCCTGGGCATCTCCACCGCCTGGCACGCCGCGCAGTCCGGCCTCAGGGTGGCTCTGGTGGACGCCGGCGACTTCGCCGGCGCCACGTCCTCCGCCTCCTCCAAGCTCCTCCACGGCGGTCTGCGCTACCTGCAGACCGGCGCGGTGAAGCTGGTGGCGGAGAACCACTTCGAGCGCCGTGCGGTCTCCCGCCAGGTGGCTCCCCACCTGGCGAACCCGCTCACGTTCTACCTCCCCGTGTACAAGGGCGGGCCGCACGGCGCGGCGAAGCTCGGCGCGGGCGTCTTCGCCTACTCCGCGCTCTCCGCGTTCGGTGACGGCGTCGGGCACCTGCTGTCCCCGGCCAAGGCCGCGCAGGACGTGCCGGAGCTGCGCACCGAGAACCTCAAGGCCGTGGCCGTCTACGGCGACGACCAGATGAACGACGCCCGCATGGCGCTGATGACGGTCCGCGGGGCCGTCGAGGCGGGCGCGGTGGTCCTCAACCACGCCGAGGTGACGGGCCTGCGCTTCACCCAGGGCCGTGTCACCGGCGCCGAGCTGAAGGACCGTGTGTCCGGCGACGAGTTCGGCGTCAACGCCCGGCTCGTGCTGAACGCGACCGGCCCGTGGGTCGACCACCTGCGCAGGATGGAGAACCCGAACGCGGCGCCCTCCATCCGCCTGTCGAAGGGCGCGCACCTGGTCCTCAAGCGCACCTCCCCCTGGAAGGCCGCGCTCGCCACCCCGATCGACAAGTACCGCATCACCTTCGCCCTCCCCTGGGAGGACATGCTGCTGCTCGGCACGACCGACGAGGTGTTCGAGGGCGACCCGGCGGACGTCTCGGTCACCGAGCAGGACATAACCCAGATCCTCGACGAGGCCGCCTTCTCGGTCCGCGACCAGCAGCTGAGCCGCGACCTCATCACGTACTCCTTCGCCGGCCTGCGCGTGCTGCCGGGCGGCCCCGGCGACACCGCCAAGGCCAAGCGCGAGACGGTCGTGACCGAGGGCCGGGGCGGCATGCTGTCCGTCGCGGGCGGCAAGTGGACCACCTTCCGCCACATCGGCCGCACCATCATGAAGAAGCTGGAGGCGCTGCCGGGCCACCCGCTGGGCGACGACTTCGAGCCGATCAGCGCGCTGCCGAAGAAGCTGCCGCTGCCCGGCATCGCCAACCCGCGCGCGGTCGCCCACCGGCTGCTCACCGACCGGCCGGCGCCCGGCCCGCGCATGGCGGCCGACACCGCCAAGCACCTGGCGACGCACTACGGCTCGCTGGCCTTCGACATCGCCCGCATGGCCAACGAGAGCCCCGAGCTCGCCGAGCGCGTCCACCCCGACGCCCCGGAGATCTGGGCGCAGGTCGTCTGGGCCCGGGACCACGAGTGGGCCGAGACGCAGGACGACGTGCTGCGCCGCCGCACGACGCTGACGATCCGCGGCCTCGCCACGGACGACGTCCGCGCCAAGGTGCAGGACCTGCTCGACAAGAAGTAGGCACGGGTCCGGGTGATCCCTGATCCGGGAGGGGCGGTTCCACGCCGACGGAGCCGCCCCTTCCGCGTTCCCGCGCCCGCATAATGACCTGATACGTCGGAGGTCTTGAACGCACTGGGAGGCCGGCCATGGCAGTCACCGACGAGGCGATCGAGAAGATCAAGGGAATGATCGTCTCCGGCGCGCTGCGCCCGGGCGACCGGCTGCCCAAGGAGAGCGAACTCGCCGCCGACCTCGGGCTGTCCCGCAACTCCCTGAGGGAGGCGGTGCGCGCCCTGTCGCTGATCCGGATCCTGGACGTACGGCAGGGTGACGGCACGTACGTCACCAGCCTCGACCCGCAACTCCTGCTGGAGGCGCTGAGCTTCGTCGTCGACTTCCACCGCGACGACACGGTCCTGGAGTTCCTCGCCGTGCGCCGCATCCTGGAGCCGGCCGCGACCGCGATGGCGGCCTCGCGGATCAGCGAGCAGCAGCTGGACGCGCTGACGGCCCAGCTGGACAGGCTCGGCGAGGACCCCTCCGTGGAGGATCTCGTCGCCTGCGACCTGGAGTTCCACCGGGGCATCGTGCACAGCTCGGGCAACTCCGTCCTGTGCTCGCTGCTCGACGGTCTCTCGGGTCCCACCACCCGGGCCCGCATCTGGCGGGGCCTCACCCAGGAGGACGCCGTCGCCCGCACCCTGCGCGAGCACCGGGCGATCCTCGCCGCCCTGCGCGACCGGGACGCCGAGGCGGCGCGCTCGTGGGCGACCGTCCACATCGCGAGTGTGGAGCAGTGGCTGCGCTCCACGCTGTGACCAGGGCCTCACGGACCGCCCGGACGAACCCGGTGTGTTCAGGGGTGGATCGCGGGGCAGTGATGGGGCACTCCCCCTGCGAGGGGGCTGCGGGCGCCCCCGCGGCACGCCGTAAGGTTGGGTGGTCAAGCGAGGGCACGTCGGAAGGAGGCGCTGGGTGATCGAGCTCGAGGGGGTTCCCGAGCTGGTCGACCCGGTCATGGTGGCCGCGTTCGAGGGCTGGAACGATGCCGGCGACGCCGCCTCCACCGCGGTCGCGTATCTGGACCGGGAATGGAAGGGCGAGGTCTTCGCGGCGCTGGACGCCGAGGACTACTACGACTTCCAGGTCAACCGCCCCACGGTGTTCATGGAAGCGGGCGTCCGCAAGATCACCTGGCCCACGACCAGGCTGTCGGTGGTCCGGGTCGGCGGTGAGAAGCCGCGCGACCTCGTCCTCGTGAGGGGCATCGAACCGTCCATGCGGTGGCGTTCGTTCTGCAACGAACTGCTGGGCTTCGCACACGAACTGGGCGTGGAACTGGTGGTCGTCCTGGGCGCCCTGCTCGGCGACACCCCGCACACCCGTCCGGTCCCGATCAGCGGCACGACGTCCGACCCGGACCTGGCCCGCCGCATGGACCTGGAGGAGACCAAGTACGAGGGCCCCACGGGCATCGTCGGCGTCCTCCAGGAGGCGTGCACGCACGCGGGCGTCCCGGCCGTCTCGCTGTGGGCGGCGGTGCCGCACTACGTGTCGCAGCCGCCGAACCCGAAGGCCACACTGGCCCTGCTGAACCGTCTGGAGGACCTGATCGACGTGCGCATCCCGCTGGGCGAGCTGCCCGAGGACGCGCGCGCCTGGCAGGTCGGCGTGGACCAGCTGGCCGCCGAGGACAGCGAGGTCGCCGAGTACGTCCAGTCGCTGGAGGAGGCGCGGGACACCGCCGAGCTGCCGGAGGCGTCCGGCGACGCCATCGCCCGGGAGTTCGAGCGCTATCTGCGGCGCCACGACGGTGGCGGACCCCCCGGGGCCGGCGGTCACGCCACGGCGGACGGCAGCGACAGCACCTCGTACCTTCGGGACAACCCCAGCGGCCGCACCCGCCCGCCGAAGCCGCCCAAGCCGGGCACGGACGACGACGAGTCGTCGGAGGACTGAGGGCGCAGCACAACGCCAGAGGGGCGTCTCCCGGCCGGGAGACGCCCCTTCGTCTGTTGTCCGGGCTAGAGCGCCACACCCAGCAGCGCGTCCACCGCCCGGGAGACCACCCCGGGTGCGCCGATGTCCGTGCCGCCGCTCTGCTCCTGGAGCGCGACCCAGCGGTCGACCGCGGCGAGCGCGGCAGGGGCGTCCAGGTCGTCGGCGAGGGCCTCGCGGATCTCGTCGACGAGGGCTTCCGCCGGCGGCCCGTCGGGCCGGGACACGGCGGCACGCCAGCGGCCGAGCCGCGCGACGGCGTCCTGGAGGACCTGGTCGGTGTACTCCCAGTCGGCGCGGTAGTGGTGGGCGAGCAGCGTGAGCCGGATGGCGGCCGGGTCGACGCCGTCGTGCCGGAGCCTGGAGACGAAGACCAGGTTGCCCTTGGACTTGGACATCTTCTCGCCGTCCAGGGCGACCATGCCGGCGTGCACGTACGCCTTGGCCATGGGGAACTCGCCGGTGAGGGCCTGGGCGTGCGAGGCGCCCATCTCGTGGTGCGGGAAGGCCAGGTCGGAGCCGCCGCCCTGGATGTCGAAGCCCATCCCGAGGTGGTCGAGGGCGATGGCCACGCACTCGATGTGCCAGCCGGGCCGTCCGCGTCCGAGCGATCCGCCGTCCCAGCTGGGCTCGCCCTCACGGGCCGCCATCCACAGCATCGGGTCGAGCGGGTTCTTCTTGCCCGGGCGGTCGGGGTCGCCGCCGCGCTCGGCGGACAGCAGCCGCATCGCGGCGGCGTCGAGGTTCGAGACCTTGCCGAAGTGCGGGTCGGACTCGACGGAGAAGTAGACGTCGCCGTCCAGTTCGTAGGCCGCGCCGGCGTCCCGGAGCCGCTCGACGAGCGGGACGATCCCGGGTATGGCCTCGACGGCGCCTATGTACTGCCGCGGAGGCAGCATCCGCAGGGCCGTCATGTCCTCGCGGAAGAGGGCCGTCTCCTTCTCGGCGAGGGCGGCCCAGTCGACGCCGTCGCGCTGCGCCCGCTCCAGGAGGGGGTCGTCGACGTCGGTGACGTTCTGGACGTAGTGAACCTGCCGCTTGGTGTCGAGCCACACGCGCTGCACGAGGTCGAACGCGTTGTAGGTCGCCGCGTGTCCCAGGTGCGT contains these protein-coding regions:
- the glpK gene encoding glycerol kinase GlpK, with the protein product MTDAHTAGPFIAAIDQGTTSSRCIVFDRDGRIVSVDQKEHEQIFPKPGWVEHNATEIWTNVQEVVAGAIEKAGITRDDIKAIGITNQRETTVLWDKNTGEPVHNAIVWQDTRTDALCRELGRNVGQDRFRRETGLPLASYFAGPKARWLLDNVDGLKERAEAGDILFGTMDTWVIWNLTGGVNGGKHVTDVTNASRTMLMNLHTMQWDDKICESIGVPQQILPEIRSSAEVYGEITGGKLGDLLGGIPVASALGDQQAALFGQTCFAEGETKSTYGTGTFMVMNTGDKIINSYSGLLTTVGYKIGDQKTVYALEGSIAVTGSLVQWMRDQMGLISTAAEIETLALSVEDNGGAYFVPAFSGLFAPYWRSDARGVIAGLTRYVTKAHLARAVLEATAWQTREIADAMTKDSGVELAALKVDGGMTSNNLLMQTLADFVDAPVVRPMVAETTCLGAAYAAGLAVGFWNSTDDLRANWRRAAEWTPRMDAETRAREYKNWLKAVERTMGWLEDEE
- a CDS encoding glycerol-3-phosphate dehydrogenase/oxidase; protein product: MTTKSTLQTVPALGTHPASGSNPSRAETREQLSKASYDLLVIGGGILGISTAWHAAQSGLRVALVDAGDFAGATSSASSKLLHGGLRYLQTGAVKLVAENHFERRAVSRQVAPHLANPLTFYLPVYKGGPHGAAKLGAGVFAYSALSAFGDGVGHLLSPAKAAQDVPELRTENLKAVAVYGDDQMNDARMALMTVRGAVEAGAVVLNHAEVTGLRFTQGRVTGAELKDRVSGDEFGVNARLVLNATGPWVDHLRRMENPNAAPSIRLSKGAHLVLKRTSPWKAALATPIDKYRITFALPWEDMLLLGTTDEVFEGDPADVSVTEQDITQILDEAAFSVRDQQLSRDLITYSFAGLRVLPGGPGDTAKAKRETVVTEGRGGMLSVAGGKWTTFRHIGRTIMKKLEALPGHPLGDDFEPISALPKKLPLPGIANPRAVAHRLLTDRPAPGPRMAADTAKHLATHYGSLAFDIARMANESPELAERVHPDAPEIWAQVVWARDHEWAETQDDVLRRRTTLTIRGLATDDVRAKVQDLLDKK
- a CDS encoding FadR/GntR family transcriptional regulator, which codes for MAVTDEAIEKIKGMIVSGALRPGDRLPKESELAADLGLSRNSLREAVRALSLIRILDVRQGDGTYVTSLDPQLLLEALSFVVDFHRDDTVLEFLAVRRILEPAATAMAASRISEQQLDALTAQLDRLGEDPSVEDLVACDLEFHRGIVHSSGNSVLCSLLDGLSGPTTRARIWRGLTQEDAVARTLREHRAILAALRDRDAEAARSWATVHIASVEQWLRSTL
- a CDS encoding PAC2 family protein, with protein sequence MIELEGVPELVDPVMVAAFEGWNDAGDAASTAVAYLDREWKGEVFAALDAEDYYDFQVNRPTVFMEAGVRKITWPTTRLSVVRVGGEKPRDLVLVRGIEPSMRWRSFCNELLGFAHELGVELVVVLGALLGDTPHTRPVPISGTTSDPDLARRMDLEETKYEGPTGIVGVLQEACTHAGVPAVSLWAAVPHYVSQPPNPKATLALLNRLEDLIDVRIPLGELPEDARAWQVGVDQLAAEDSEVAEYVQSLEEARDTAELPEASGDAIAREFERYLRRHDGGGPPGAGGHATADGSDSTSYLRDNPSGRTRPPKPPKPGTDDDESSED
- the mshC gene encoding cysteine--1-D-myo-inosityl 2-amino-2-deoxy-alpha-D-glucopyranoside ligase, with the translated sequence MHAWPASEVPALPGQGRDLRIHDTATGGLVTLDPGPVARIYVCGITPYDATHLGHAATYNAFDLVQRVWLDTKRQVHYVQNVTDVDDPLLERAQRDGVDWAALAEKETALFREDMTALRMLPPRQYIGAVEAIPGIVPLVERLRDAGAAYELDGDVYFSVESDPHFGKVSNLDAAAMRLLSAERGGDPDRPGKKNPLDPMLWMAAREGEPSWDGGSLGRGRPGWHIECVAIALDHLGMGFDIQGGGSDLAFPHHEMGASHAQALTGEFPMAKAYVHAGMVALDGEKMSKSKGNLVFVSRLRHDGVDPAAIRLTLLAHHYRADWEYTDQVLQDAVARLGRWRAAVSRPDGPPAEALVDEIREALADDLDAPAALAAVDRWVALQEQSGGTDIGAPGVVSRAVDALLGVAL